In Streptomyces liangshanensis, the DNA window CTCCGCCAGCCGCTGCCGCACGGCGTCCAGCAGACCGCCCGCCGCCGTCCCGCCGTACGGGATCTCGTCCCGCGCGCGGCCGGTCACGGGCTCACGCTCCCCTCGCCGGCGAGCGCCCGCTCCCAGAACGCCGTACAGAACGCGGCGAGCGGCCCACGCGCACTCGATCCCGGCGGCGCACCCCCGTCCTGCGCCTCGGCCAGCCCCGGCTCCCACGGCAGCTCACCCACCAGCGGCAACCCGAGCGCGCCCGCGATCCACCGCTCGTCCAGCCCCGCCGCGTACGGCCCCCGGACCACGGCCCGCAGGTCCTGGAGGACCATCCCGACCATGGCGGCCACCCGGCCTGCCGCCGCCACGGCCCGCAGCTCGGCGGGCACCACCAGCAGCCCCAGATCCACCTGGGCCAGGGCCTCCGCCATGGCCTCGTCGATCCGGCGCGGCAGATCCACCACCACGATCCCGCCGCGCCTGCGGGCAGCGGCGAGCACGGACCGCATGGCCTCGGGCTGCACCACCACCGCGTCACCGCGATCCCAGCTCAGCACCCGTAATTCGTGCAGCCGGGGCAGCGACTCCTCCAGCGCGCCGCCCGCGACCCGGCCCTTCGAGGCCGCGAAGTCCGGCCAGCGCCGGCCTTCGGTCTGCTCGCCGCCGAGGAGCACGTCGAGGCCGCCGCCCAGCGGATCGGCGTCGATCAGCATCGTGCGGCGCCCGGCCCGCGCGGCGGTGACGGCCAGCGCGCAGGCCAGGGTCGAGGCGCCCGCCCCACCCCGCCCGCCGATCACGCCGACGGTGAGGGCCTGCCGGCCCACGCCCTCCGTCGCGTCGGCGATCCGGTCGACCAGCCAGCCTTCCGCGTCGGGAAGCCGCAGGACACAGTCGGCGCCGATCTCCACGGCGCGGCGCCACACGTCCGGATCGTCCTGGTCCCGGCCCACCAGCATCACGCCCCGCCGGCGGGTGGCACCGCGGCAGCGCGCCGCCGCGTCGTCCCCGACGAGAACCATCGGCGCGTCCTCCCAGCACCCCTTCGCCGCCGGCACCCCGTGGTGGACCTGCGGCTCGGCGCCCGCCGCGGCGCACAGCCGCAGCAGGTCGTCCAGCAGGTCCGCGTCCTCGGTCACGATCAGCGGTCCCGCCCGCCGCCCTCCGGCGACCTGCGACCGATCGGATGTCATGGATCCCGCCACGATCTCCGCCCCCTCATCCCCGCTCGATGCCGGAACGCCTCGATCCGTGATCCGCGAGCGCTTCTCGGCGATCTCGCGGGAATCCGGTATCGGCGATTCCGGCTGCCGCGGACTTCGCGGTCGGAATCACCGTGCGGGGGAACGGAAAATCTTGTGGATCTTGGTCAAAAACTGTGGACAACTCACAGGTTGTGAATAACTCGCTCGCTCGTACCGGTGACTTCCGGAGCGCAGCGCATCGGCTACGCAGAGTGAGGGGTATGAATGAAAACGCGCCGCCGCACGCCGAGCCGTCGAGAGGGACCGAGAGAGAGGGGACAGCGGGATCCGAGAGCCGAAAACGCGTCCGGACATGCGACGACCCCCGCCGGGGGGGAGAGCGGGGGTCGTCCCCACGGCCTGACTCGGGGGGGGAGGAGTCGGGCCGGGTTAGCACGGTCGCGAACGATCCGTGACTTCCATGGTGTACCCGAGGGGCTTCTCAGGCAAACCCACGCGCCGGACCTTACGCCGAATGGTGGGCGCATATGCTCACCCTCGTGGAAATCCGCTCCTTGCCGCGCACAGCTGCCTTCTTTGACCTGGACAAGACGGTCATTGCGAAGTCATCGACGTTGACCTTCAGCAAGCCCTTCTACCAAGGCGGTCTGATCAACCGCCGGGCGGTACTACGGACCGCTTACGCGCAGTTCGTCTTCCTCGCGGGAGGCGCCGATCACGACCAGATGGAGCGGATGCGCGAGTACCTCTCCGCGCTCTGCAAAGGCTGGAACGTCTCACAGGTCAAGGAGATCGTCGCAGAGACCCTGCACGACCTCATCGACCCCATCATCTACGACGAAGCGGCGTCCCTCATCGAGGACCACCACACCGCCGGCCGGGACGTGGTGATCGTCTCCACCTCGGGCGCCGAGGTGGTCGAACCGATCGGTGAACTCCTGGGCGCCGACCGGGTGGTGGCGACCCGGATGGCCGTCGGCCCCGACGGTTGCTTCACCGGCGAGGTGGAGTACTACGCGTACGGACCGACCAAGGCCGAGGCGGTCAAGGCGCTCGCCGAGTCGGAGGGCTACGACCTGTCGCGCTGCTACGCGTACAGCGACTCCATCACGGACGTACCGATGCTCCAGTCCGTCGGCCATCCGTACGCGGTCAATCCGGACCGATCGCTGCGGCGTGAGGCGATCGCGCGCGACTGGCCGATCCTGGTCTTCAGCCGGCCCGTTCGGCTGAAGCGACGCCTGCCCGCCCTGTCGATGCCGCCGCGCCCGGCGTTGGTGGCCGCGGCCGCCGTGGGCGCGGCGGCGGCCACGGCGGGGCTGGTCTGGTACGCCAGCCGTCGCAGGACGGCGACGCCCGTGTGACCGCCTCACCCACGTCACCCGCTGCGCCGACTCCACCCGCTTCACCCGCGCGCGCCCGGTCGCCCCTTTCCTGGGAACCGGCTGTCCGTTTCACCCCTGTTTGAACGTGAAAGTAAAGAAGTCGGGCCGGGGGTTTCGCATCCCTGGGGAGAGGAGTACAAAGGAATCAACGGCCCGCGAGACCAAGGACATCCGAGAGGATCACCTGAGAAACGCTTGAGGCCCCACGGACCGAAGCACGGAAGTCGAGTACCCACGCGACGTCGACCCGTCGATTACGGGCCAGCCGCACCAGGTGACGGGCGAAGATCCCGGCCTGATGGGCACTACTTCGAGGACGCTTGGTAACTCGGCGGACGTGTTGGCGGCGGCATCGAATGTGATGCCGCCGCAATTACGTCCGGACGCGACGCGAATTCGGACCCGGAGACCGCGCCGAACGAATGCGGGGCGAATTCACCGGAGCGCCCGATTCGGAAGCGCCGACCGGTCAGGCCGGGTCGGGTGCGATGAGCAGGGCGTCAGGTCAGGCCGCGCCGCGCTGGAGGGCTTCGCACACCGCCGTGGACTCCCGTACGCCCAGCTCGATCGCGCGGGCGCAGTGCGCGATCCACGTGACCATCCCGTCCGGGGTGCCCGACAGGTAGCCCGCGAAGGCGGCGGCGTACGCGGCCCGGCCCAGCTCCGCGTGGCCGGCCTCCGCGGGACAGACCGACTTGGGGTCGAGCCCGCTGCCGGTCAGCACGATGCGTTCGGCGGCGCGCGCCACGAGGCCGTTGTACGAGCCGAACGGGCGCAGCGCCAGGAGTTCGCCGTGGACCACCGCGGCCGTCACCAGGGCCGGCGCCGAACTCCCCGCCAGGATCAGGGCCGACAGCCCCTTCAGCCGTCCCGCCACCTCGTCGGCGCCGGGGAGCGGCGCCTCGGTCAGCGGTCCGGTGGCGTCGGCGCCGGGGGTCTCCGTCACGCGTTCGCCGTGGAGCCGGGGACGCCCGACCGTGTCATCGGCGGGGCC includes these proteins:
- the ssd gene encoding septum site-determining protein Ssd → MTSDRSQVAGGRRAGPLIVTEDADLLDDLLRLCAAAGAEPQVHHGVPAAKGCWEDAPMVLVGDDAAARCRGATRRRGVMLVGRDQDDPDVWRRAVEIGADCVLRLPDAEGWLVDRIADATEGVGRQALTVGVIGGRGGAGASTLACALAVTAARAGRRTMLIDADPLGGGLDVLLGGEQTEGRRWPDFAASKGRVAGGALEESLPRLHELRVLSWDRGDAVVVQPEAMRSVLAAARRRGGIVVVDLPRRIDEAMAEALAQVDLGLLVVPAELRAVAAAGRVAAMVGMVLQDLRAVVRGPYAAGLDERWIAGALGLPLVGELPWEPGLAEAQDGGAPPGSSARGPLAAFCTAFWERALAGEGSVSP
- a CDS encoding HAD family hydrolase — translated: MLTLVEIRSLPRTAAFFDLDKTVIAKSSTLTFSKPFYQGGLINRRAVLRTAYAQFVFLAGGADHDQMERMREYLSALCKGWNVSQVKEIVAETLHDLIDPIIYDEAASLIEDHHTAGRDVVIVSTSGAEVVEPIGELLGADRVVATRMAVGPDGCFTGEVEYYAYGPTKAEAVKALAESEGYDLSRCYAYSDSITDVPMLQSVGHPYAVNPDRSLRREAIARDWPILVFSRPVRLKRRLPALSMPPRPALVAAAAVGAAAATAGLVWYASRRRTATPV
- a CDS encoding oxidoreductase — translated: MSTTASDASSAPRPEEPLLALASLPGVPDAVDSVRRAVDRVYGHRVMRRRSNEVTSEAALRAARGSAALSGADWALEEVRRRSDFGADDEARTVGAALRLTAEAGQLLSIWDQSPVRVLARLHLVAAGGAGPADDTVGRPRLHGERVTETPGADATGPLTEAPLPGADEVAGRLKGLSALILAGSSAPALVTAAVVHGELLALRPFGSYNGLVARAAERIVLTGSGLDPKSVCPAEAGHAELGRAAYAAAFAGYLSGTPDGMVTWIAHCARAIELGVRESTAVCEALQRGAA